DNA sequence from the Pseudochaenichthys georgianus chromosome 8, fPseGeo1.2, whole genome shotgun sequence genome:
TCTATGTTGATGATTGTCTAACATCAGTGGTTtcagaggaggaggcagtggcACTCTATCATGACCTTTGTGCACTTTGTGCTCAAGGGGGCTTTCATCTCACAAAGTGGATTAGCAACAGACGTACCGTGCTTGCTGCTATACCTTCAATGGAGAGAGCGAAAGAAGTTAAGGATCTGGACTTGGATAATGACACACTCCCTGTGGAAAGAGCATTGGGCGTACAGTGGTGTGTTGAGTCAGATGTCTTTAAGTTCAAGATCATGATCAAGGACAAACCCATAACCAGAAGAGGGATCCTTTCCATGGTCAGCTCAATATTTGACCCATTAGGAATATTGGCACCTGTGGTCCTATCAGCCAAGATGATTCTTCAAGACTTGTGCAGAAGAGAACTTGGTTGGGATGATATTATACCAGCCTCAGCTGCACAAGAGTGGAACAATTGGCTGAAGGAGCTCTGCAATCTCGAAGAGTTTAAAGTTGACAGATGCCTAAAACCGGTGGATTTTGGGGAAGTGACCTCTGCTCAGCTACACCACTTCGCAGATGCAAGCGAAGACGGCTATGGAACAGTGACTTATCTGTTATTACATAACATCAAAGCACAAGTGCACTGTGTTTTCATTATGGGAAAAGCTAGAGTGGCCCCATTGAAACCAATAACCATCCCTCGAATGGAATTGACGGCTGCCGTGGTTGCAAGTCGTATGGACAAGATGTGTAGGAAGGAGCTGCAAATGCAACTTAAAGACTCCATCTTTTGGACTGATAGTACTTCCGTACTGAAGTACATCAGTAATGAGACATTAAGGTTTCGAACCTTCGTCGCAAACAGGGTTTCAAAAATACGCAGCGTATCAAATCCATCTCAGTGGAGATATGTTCCCACCGCAAGCAATCCTGCCGACTGGGCTTCCAGGGGAGTCAAAGTGGAAACGCTCCTGAAAGATGACACATGGGTGTCTGGACCTCAGTTTCTCACTGGACCTGAAGAACAGTGGCCTGGGAACCCTGATGGCTCTGAAATGGCACCAGAAGACCCTGAGGTCAAGATAAGTCTGAATGTGAACGCTGTGCAGGTTGAAGAAGAGATGGATGCTGTAACCCGATTGATCAATCACTTCTCTTCTTGGATCCACCTGAAGAAGACAGTTGGTTGGATCCTTAGGTTGAAAAACCTGCTGCTGTGCCTTAGTCGGAAGAGGAAGCAATTGAGTCTGACTCTTGCTCAGTCTGGCTTGAATAAGGAACAACAAGACCGAGAGATGAAAAAGGAAATGCAGACTATCAAGGCTCAGGTGGTCTCCGGTTTTCTTTCTATTGAGGACCTCCGGAAAGCTGAGAAAGAAATTATCTGCTTTTGCCAAAGAAAAAGGTTTCCTGATGAAATTAAAGGCTTGCAAAAGGGAGAAGGTGTGAAAAGGACTAGTCACATCTACAAGCTCAACCCAGTACTTGAAGATGGTGTTCTGAGAGTGGGAGGACGTCTCAGTAGAGCAGCAATGCCTGAAGAATCTAAACATCCTGCTATATTGGCAaaagatcttcacatttctgacATCATTCTACGGCAAGTACACCAAGATGTGGGACACGGTGGTCGTAACCACATGCTATCTAGCCTGCGACAAAGATACTGGATTCCTGGTGCTAGTGTGGCTATAAGGAAAACCCTGTCAAAATGTGTTGTTTGTCGGCGACTAAATGGAGCTCCAGGAATGCAGCAGATGGCAGATTTACCTCGAGACAGAGTTTCTCCAGATGAACCTCCATTCACTCGTGTTGGAGTTGACTATTTTGGACCTTTTGAGGTTAAGCGAGGAAGGAGTACAGTTAAAAAGTACGGTGTTCTCTTCACATGCTTAACAGTAAGAGCCATCCACATTGAAGTAGCTTCATCCTTGGATACAGATTCCTTTGTTAATGCTCTTCGGCGCTTCATCGCAAGACGTGGACAAGTACTGGAATTACGCTCAGATAATGGAACCAACTTCGTTGGAGCTGAGCGTGAATTGAGAGAGGCAATAGAAAGGTTGAATATTGCTAAAATCAACAACACCCTCCTTCAGAAAGGAATAAAGTGGACTTTCAATCCCCCTACTGGATCCCATCATGGAGGAGTATGGGAAAGGTTGATCAGATCTGTGAGGAAGGTTCTGAATTCCAGCCTGAAGGCACAGAACCTTGATGAAGAGTGTCTTCACACTGTTCTTTGTGAAGCCGAATCCATCATCAACAGCCGTCCCATAACGAGAGCATCCACAGATCCCAATGACTTGGAAGCACTAACCCCTAACCATCTTTTGCTGCTAAAAACCAAGCCATCTTTTCCACCTGGACTGTTTCATAAAGAGGACATATATGCTCGTCGAAGATGGAAACAAGTTCAGTACATCTCAGACTTGTTTTGGAAACGATGGATTAAGGAGTACTTGCCTCTACTCCAGGAACGACAGAAGTGGTCAAATGTCAAGCGCAACTTCATACCAGGAGATATTGTGCTCATAGTCGACGACTCAGCACCTCGCAATTCATGGCTTACAGGAAGGATTGTACAAACCATTCCAGACAGAAGAGGACTTGTACGTCAGGTGCGAGTGAAGACAAAAACAAGCTATCTGGACAGGCCTATCACAAAGATCTGCCTTCTACAGGAAGCAGAAGAGCCGTGAGGAAATTAGTGAACTTGATAGACCTTGACATTGACGTTTTTTCCGATTTTTAAGTGATAGTAAAGATCACTCCTTCATAGGCTAACAAActatatcttttttattttattttctattttttgcCTAAAGAAGAAAAGGACACTTTGACAAAAGGACGTTTTATCCTTAAAAGTTTTTTCTTGATTGTCTCCTACATAATTTTCCAGTTGTGTAATTATTATGTTGATATAATTAGGGGCCGGAATGTAGGAGCCACATATGAAGccatttctgtgtttgttaagatacatgttttttgagtcacTATAGGTGGTGGGCGTGTCATTGCATTGGGGTGGTGACGTTTGTGTTTATATCCGGTTGCTTTTACCTGTGCAGGTGGCAATAGATGGGGGAGTGAGCTAGAGAAGGACAATTTTTGTTGACCGCACGCACTCACGCAGGCACATACAAGGAGATACGTACATTCATATGGAATATTGCATTTTTGGAAAGCAAATAAAAGGTCAAACGCATACTGTGTTGGAAAGACTGAGTTTTTGCGCGTCcacagtgttttttctcttGTTTAGTCCCTCGCGGCACTTGGTTTAAGATTACTGCCGCAATAACATGCAAGACTAATCCCAAGGACAGGACACAAGAGGGAAGGCAAAACAGAAAGGTAATCAAacaggagggaaaacacagggacaAGCAGTAAAAACAAACGTAGCCTAACACAGGGGGTGACCAAAAAAAAACAGACAGTTTGTGACGGACTGTATGTTTGTGTCTTGATAGTCTTGAGATAAGATGGTAGAATTTGGTAAAGTGTATGTGTCTCTCACCATAAGTTTTCTTCTTGAAGTAAATCAGCCCAGCAACAAAAAACACCAGACCCAGCAGCAGCCCCGCTGTCCCGACAGCAATCTTGTTGTTCTCTGACTCTCGATCAGTTCTCGGATCTGAAAACACATTTAGCACACATTTCTATAACtctaatcaatacaaatgtggcTGGATAACATTTAACTCAAAACAAGCGATCACTTTTCCTACCCCACTCGCAAAGCTTGGGCTTCATGAGGTGGGCGTGCTCCACCATGCAGGTGATTTTCTCTCCAGGTACAGGTGTGAACTCCAGGTAGGAGTGGATCTGATAATGCCAATCCCCATTGGACAGTTTCTCAGTGGACGTCACATCAGATGTCACCTCCTTTCCGTTCCTCAGCCAAGTCACTCGGATTGGTTTGGGAAAGAAGTAGTGCACACTGCAGACGAGCATGCCTGGGTGTCGAGTCTGTCGACTGCTCGCTGCTTGGACTGACCTCACCCTGACAGAGGGCTCCAAATGGAGGTCAATAGACGAAACAAATTGGCATGAAACAACAACTCTTCAATGTTTTCACAAGTAATTCTCTGGATATATTTAggttaaaacaaaaatattacAGTGGGTATATTTAGTATTTTCTATGCACACTTTTCACAGAAATATGATTAAAAGTCTGTTACTTAAACCCCATAATTACGAAATAATTATGCAAtatctaatttaaattattaACAGAGTTTCAATACACACAATCACCTGGTTttaaaaagacatcaaaaaacaTTGCGATGTGGTTCTTGCATTttagttcattttttttttcttcttttatacattttggatttttgTTGAGGCCTTCTGCAATATCTTTCGTTTTCTCTGTGTAGCCGGTATACTTCCCTAAAGTGCTGTTGTATTGGAGTTGTAGCACTTTATTGAAGAAAAGTTGtcccaaataaacaaagtcatcAGGGGAAGTAAACTGGCAGTGGAACAAAGCATGACCAAAAAGAGCATCTGTAACACAAAGCCAACAAGTATTactaaaatgtagaataaagcATTGCACACTCCAATAAAATGCCACAGATGTAATGTACTGTACAGTATGTTATAGCAACTAGAAAAGTAAATGTCAGCTATTTTAATGTAACTCACCAGCTCTTGAAAAAAAAAGGATCAGAAACAGCAGTGAAAACGAGAACTTCATACCCATGTTGAGAGAAATGAAAATGTAAGAGCCGACGGGTATCA
Encoded proteins:
- the LOC117450577 gene encoding rano class II histocompatibility antigen, A beta chain-like, which encodes MLVCSVHYFFPKPIRVTWLRNGKEVTSDVTSTEKLSNGDWHYQIHSYLEFTPVPGEKITCMVEHAHLMKPKLCEWDPRTDRESENNKIAVGTAGLLLGLVFFVAGLIYFKKKTYGRELVPTNSI